The proteins below come from a single Bacillota bacterium LX-D genomic window:
- the tyrS gene encoding tyrosine--tRNA ligase — MLCFEEEVKHQHNIIKRGAAEIVPEDELIKKIKKSIEKQKPLKVKLGLDPSAPDIHLGHTVVLQKMRQFQELGHQIIIIIGDFTGRIGDPTGKSETRKQLSEEEVQRNAQTYKEQIFKILDPVKTKVVFNSQWLAPLSFVDVIKLAANCTVARMLERDDFAKRYRENLPIGIHEFFYPLMQGYDSVALEADIELGGTDQKFNLLMGRTLQKEYGQEPQIALMMPILEGLDGVQKMSKSLGNYIGVNENPDEMFGKTMSITDELMPRYFELVTDVSLEELNKIKEGLESGSLHPRDAKVRLAKEIVRMYHGQQAALEAEHNFNKIFQKHELPNDLPKVFIEASEAEKPIWLPKLLVLTKLVDSTSEAKRLISQGAVKINEDKITDSSLNIVPENEMVIRVGKRKFAKLILKN, encoded by the coding sequence ATTTTGTGTTTCGAAGAAGAAGTAAAACATCAGCATAATATTATTAAGCGTGGCGCAGCAGAAATTGTACCAGAAGATGAACTAATTAAGAAAATAAAAAAATCAATTGAAAAGCAAAAGCCGTTAAAGGTTAAGTTGGGTTTAGATCCAAGTGCACCCGATATACATTTAGGTCATACTGTGGTTTTACAAAAAATGCGTCAGTTTCAAGAGTTGGGACATCAAATTATTATCATCATAGGTGATTTTACAGGACGTATTGGAGATCCTACTGGCAAATCAGAAACTAGAAAGCAACTATCGGAAGAAGAAGTTCAACGAAATGCCCAAACATATAAAGAGCAAATTTTTAAAATACTTGACCCTGTAAAAACTAAAGTTGTATTTAACAGCCAATGGTTGGCTCCTTTGAGTTTTGTAGATGTTATTAAGCTGGCAGCCAATTGTACAGTAGCTAGGATGTTGGAAAGAGATGATTTTGCTAAGCGTTATCGTGAAAATTTGCCCATAGGTATTCATGAATTTTTCTATCCTTTAATGCAAGGTTATGATTCTGTGGCTTTAGAAGCAGATATTGAGCTAGGTGGAACTGATCAGAAATTCAATCTCTTGATGGGTCGAACATTACAAAAGGAATATGGGCAAGAACCTCAAATTGCTTTAATGATGCCTATTTTAGAAGGACTCGATGGCGTTCAAAAAATGAGCAAAAGTTTAGGTAATTACATAGGCGTTAATGAAAATCCCGATGAAATGTTTGGTAAAACCATGTCCATTACCGATGAATTAATGCCTCGCTATTTTGAATTAGTGACAGATGTATCATTAGAAGAATTAAACAAGATTAAAGAAGGATTAGAATCGGGATCGCTTCATCCAAGGGATGCCAAGGTTCGCCTAGCGAAGGAAATTGTTAGAATGTATCATGGTCAGCAAGCTGCTTTAGAAGCCGAACATAATTTTAATAAAATTTTTCAAAAGCATGAGTTACCTAATGACTTACCTAAAGTTTTTATAGAAGCAAGTGAGGCTGAGAAGCCTATTTGGTTGCCAAAGTTATTAGTATTAACTAAATTAGTTGATAGTACAAGTGAAGCAAAAAGACTAATTTCCCAGGGAGCAGTTAAAATTAATGAGGATAAAATTACAGATTCTTCATTGAACATTGTTCCTGAAAATGAAATGGTTATTAGGGTAGGTAAAAGGAAGTTCGCAAAGCTAATTCTTAAAAATTAA